The genomic window AGATCGCTCTCAAGCCGTATCCGTGCTGCCACTTCGTGCACGCGTTTCTCGACGCCGCGGCATCGCTACGGGGAGAACTCGGCGTCGCGGCGGGAGCCGAGGCGGACGACGAGTTGCTCGCGAAGATCGCCTCGGTCGAGTGTGGGGTCGTGCCGCTCACGATTCCGGTCGTGTGCGAGCCTCGAGAGACCAAACTACGCCCGCAGACCCCGTACGACGCGCAATTCAGCCTGCCGTTCTCGGTAGCCCTGATGTTCGCGCGCGGGCGCGTGACCCTGGACGAGTACGATCCAGAGACGATTCGCGACGAGCGGCTGATTGCACTCGCGGAGCGCGTTCGGGTCGTGCCCGAGGAGCGTGAGGGATTCCCGGCACGCTTCCCGGGTCGCTTACGTCTCGACCTGACGGACGGCCGCACCTTCGAGGTCGACCAGGACGACAACCGCGGTGGCCCCGGCGCTCCGCTGTCCTGGGAGGAAGTCGGGATGAAGTTCCGTGCGAACGCGGAGCCTCTGCTCGGGACGAAGCAGGTCAGCGCGACGATCGCGCAGTTCGAAGGCCGCCCGTTGCCGCCGGCGCGCGAGATCGTGCAAGGACTCCGCGGTGCCGCTGAGCGAATTCCCGGTAACGGCGCATGACCCAGACTCTTCCTCTTGCCGGTGTTCGCATCCTCGCCGTGAGTCAGCTCGGCGCGGGCCCGTGGGCGCTCAGCATTCTTTCGGATCTCGGCGCCGACGTCATCAAACTCGAGCCTCCCGGCCGTGGGGACGAGGCGCGTCACGTGCCGCCGTTCGCCGAAGGCGGCGACTCCCTTTACTACCAGGCGCTCAATCGCGGTTGTCGGGGCATCACCGTGGATCTTCGTCAGCCTCGTGGGCAGGAGGTCCTCCGTCGCCTCGTCCCGAAGTGTGCTGCGGTCTACAACAACGTCCGAGGTGGCGAGCCTGCGCGGCTCGGTCTGACATACGAGGCGTTGCGCGACATTCATCCCGCCGTGGTTTGCTGTTCGCTATCGGGGTTCGGACAAACGGGACCACGGGCGAATGAGCCGGGCTACGATTTCCTGATCCAGGCCTACACCGGCTTCATGGCGCTCACGGGCGAGCCGGGCGGGCCGCCGACCCGATCCGGGGTTTCCGTCGTCGATTTTTCGGCCGGACTCGTTTCGGTTCTCGCCTTGATGATCGGCCTGCGTCGCGCGGAGGCCACCGGCGTCGGCGCGGAGATCGACGTCAGCCTGTATGACACGGCGATCTCGATGCTGAATTACCTGGCCTCGTGGAGCCTCTCCCGGGGTCACGAGCCGCAGCGCACCGAAGCCTCGGCCCACCAGAGCGTCGTGCCCGCGCAGAATTTCGAGACCGCCGACGGGCACCTCGTGGTGATGTGCATGAAGGAGAAGTTCTGGGAGCGGCTCTGCCGTGTGCTGGAACGGCCCGAGATTCTCGCCGATGACCGTTTTCTGGGCTTCTCTGCGCGATTCGAGAATCGTGAGGCTCTCCTGGCGCTTCTGGGCGCCGAGTTTCTCACGCGAACGACCGACGAATGGCTCGCGGTGCTTCGCGGCGTGGTGCCGTGTGGGCCCGTGTACGGAGTCGAAGAAGCGCTTCGCGACGAGCACGCGGTGGCGCGGGAGATGACCGTTGCTATCTATCACCCTGTGTTCGGGCGTTTGGACCAGGTCGCAAATCCCATCAAGATGATGGGTGTCCAGCCGAAGTACACCCGCGCCGCGGGCCTGGGCGAGCACACGGACGAAGTTCTGACCGAACTCGGTGGCTTCACGACGGGTGAAGTCGACGCTCTTCGGGGCAGTGGGGTCGTCTGATGTCCGCTGCGGTCGATCTCTTTCGTCGCTTCTGCGCGGAGTGGCCCGGCTTGCCGCCGCAGGGAATCGCTGGGTTCTTCGCCGCCGACTTCCTCTATCGACACGACTCGATGGAGCGCCCCCTGGCCGGCGCGCTGGCCATCTCCGGTGCCGTCGAGATCTTCCGGGCGCGTTTCGAGCAGATCGAGTCCGAGGTGTTGCGGATCGCAGAGGACGACGGCGTCGTCCTCTCCGAGCGCGAGGACAGGCTTTGGCTGCCGGGTGGTCGGATCGTACAGTTCAGGGCCATGGCGACGGTGGAGGTCCGCGACGGGAAGATCTCGCTGTGGACCGACTACTTCGATCTCGTCGCTCTCGCGCGCCAGGTCGACCTCACCGAGGGGTAGCCCGACCCTTGACGGTCGGGGGAGCCCTAGTGTTCCCTACGGGCAACGTGCCGCACGTGCGGCGATGGACCGGCCCGGGCCGGCTGGAGAGAGAGTCGCATGTCCCTTCCTGAGTGGTTTCACGAATTGGCGAAAGAGGTTTCGAATCGGGGTCGGTGGGGCGACGACGACGAGATCGGTACGATGAATCTGATCACCCCGGACGTGACGCTCCGCGGGCTCGGTTGTGCGAAGATGGGACGTTCCTTCTCCTTGTCGCTTCCGTTGCATCACGATGGCCCGCAGACCGGCCGGATCCCGAATCGGATCAACCCGATCCACACGATGATCGGCATCAACACCCCCTTCATGGGTGACCCGCAGAAGACGTGTCTCAGCGACGACATCGTCGTGATGGGTACGCAATCGGCCACGCACTGGGACGGCTTGGCCCACGCGAGCTACGAGGGGCGAATTTACAACGGATACCCGGCCGCCACAGTGATCGCGGAGGCCGGCGC from Candidatus Binatia bacterium includes these protein-coding regions:
- a CDS encoding CoA transferase, which gives rise to MTQTLPLAGVRILAVSQLGAGPWALSILSDLGADVIKLEPPGRGDEARHVPPFAEGGDSLYYQALNRGCRGITVDLRQPRGQEVLRRLVPKCAAVYNNVRGGEPARLGLTYEALRDIHPAVVCCSLSGFGQTGPRANEPGYDFLIQAYTGFMALTGEPGGPPTRSGVSVVDFSAGLVSVLALMIGLRRAEATGVGAEIDVSLYDTAISMLNYLASWSLSRGHEPQRTEASAHQSVVPAQNFETADGHLVVMCMKEKFWERLCRVLERPEILADDRFLGFSARFENREALLALLGAEFLTRTTDEWLAVLRGVVPCGPVYGVEEALRDEHAVAREMTVAIYHPVFGRLDQVANPIKMMGVQPKYTRAAGLGEHTDEVLTELGGFTTGEVDALRGSGVV
- a CDS encoding limonene-1,2-epoxide hydrolase family protein, which codes for MSAAVDLFRRFCAEWPGLPPQGIAGFFAADFLYRHDSMERPLAGALAISGAVEIFRARFEQIESEVLRIAEDDGVVLSEREDRLWLPGGRIVQFRAMATVEVRDGKISLWTDYFDLVALARQVDLTEG